A single genomic interval of Carassius carassius chromosome 24, fCarCar2.1, whole genome shotgun sequence harbors:
- the LOC132103006 gene encoding apolipoprotein C-II-like produces the protein MKIKNDFLFLNSSHSLKHWLAPAGAESFRVPRQVEEEKGTLATVVDTLKSYYDQSDTASGYVETIKGYKLDEKAKNLYVDTVQAVSTYAGIFNDQLYHMLYPQDSS, from the exons atgaaaataaagaatgattttttgtttttaaactcatCTCACTCCCTCAAACATTGGCTTGCCCCCGCAGGAGCAGAGAGCTTCCGCGTGCCCAGGCAGGTTGAGGAGGAGAAGGGAACCCTTGCCACTGTGGTGGACACACTTAAGTCCTACTATGACCAGAGTGACACTGCCAGCGGCTATGTAGAGACCATCAAGGGCTACAAACTGGATGAGAAAGCCAA GAACCTGTATGTAGACACAGTTCAAGCTGTCAGCACCTACGCTGGTATCTTCAACGACCAGCTATACCACATGTTGTACCCTCAAGACAGCTCCTAA